CCATCAATCTTAAGTAGTACAGCCttaaggaaaataattattttgtattatttgatttgtAATTATGGTGAAGTTTGGTCTTTTATCTTCGGAAATAACCTTAAAAGATACTGAATTATAgaattgtgtatttttatattattttattgttaacttAATTTTACCAAATTATTTTTAAGCTATACACTGTTAAATTGAATCACATTGTAAAAGTCCAAATAAAAGTtatgaatttaaatgtttaaagaaatAATAGCAACATTCCAATAATACTTTATATAATCATCTTTACTGTACACAAATGGTCAATCCATCAAAAACAGCAtcacatttttaatttctttattttttggacTCAACAATAATTCTAAAAACCTGTATTTTTGTAGGGTTATTTAATAACAGACGGGATCTTTAAGTGAAAATCAGTTGCAAAGGTAAGGCATGTGACCACATGTAGCCTCCCACCACTGAATGACTGCAATTTCTCAAAAACATGCACATTGGTTAAAAATATCACAAAACGTGTTATCTGACCAAACAGAAGACGATTTTAACAAACAATTTTGTTCTTTTTGGCCCGCATGAAAAACGATTCTCTGAAAGTTACTAGATCCTGTTGTGAGATGTATTTGTTTCTACAGAAAAGCCACAATGTCTATACATCAGGGACAATAGAAGCATCATTCAAAGGCATTACAGTGTGAAAGTGTTCAATTAAGCATTACATGCTTAAATGTTTCATTAATACAATGTAgcatttttatataaagtaaaatctatatatatctaCAGTATATACTACAAAAGGCATACAAATCTGATCTGAGGTATTTTTCTCAATGAAGCATTACATTTATGACACTGTTGACTTTGTGTATAAAATGTTAAGTAGAGAATTCAATGCACTATACTCACACATTGACTAAGATGACAGAAAACAAGGTTGCTCTCGAGTGTTCTTTCTATTGTGTCATGACCCTTGCTTCTAAAAGTAGACTTCTTCCTGTCGTGATCTTTTTTTCACTCATCGACACTCTTCTCTGAGCCTGTACCAATGACTGTCTTGTAGCAGTGTTCTCCTCCGTGTTCGGGAGAGATTGGTGGGAAGTCAAACATCTTGTTTCCAGAGCCAATTCTCTTGCGGTTTCTAGCACCAGGTTGGTACAGCTGCATTGCCGGTCGGTCCTTTGCCGTGAAATGAGTAAGACACAAAAGACAAAAGCAATACACTCATACTGTATGTCATACCACAAACACAGATTTTTCTCATGACAGGTTAGTCAAGAAAGTGCTATTCATGCATCTAATCAATTTCCTTCCCCATCTGAATCACATTTCAGACAACCAGCCATTGACAGCCCCTCAAAATCCATTTAGTCCATAAGGTCGTGGGTTCAAttaccagggaacacatgataggtaaaaattgttagtatgaatgcactgtaagtcgttttggataaaagcgtctgctaaatgcataaatgtatgtaatgtatgtaagtcactttggacaaAATCATCTGCTAAATGGCAACTTactaaaatgtttaaacagaATCCATCATGTAGGCATTTCAGTGTGCAAGATCATATGTATTCTTCTGTATACATTTAGGAGCTTTTCCAAAACCAAGTGAAATGCTATTTACTGTCTACATAGGGAGCAGTATTTTAAGACAACATCCTACATATGTTTTACATACAGTAGGCTGCAACCCATAGTTTGGTGAAACAGGTTGCCAAGCTAACAATGTGATACTTTAATAAGTGTAAAAATTCATTTTTagatataattaaattttatccACACCTTTCACTATATAAGTATACATACAGTGTATACACATTGACTGGATAAAAAATGCTGAACTGAAATTTCTCTCGCCATCttggatgttttttttctccctaaaaTAAACCAAGATTTGGTCGATTTTTTTGGTTCTTTGTTAAAAGTCCTTCAACTTTTACTTTCAAGTTTAAACGAAAGGTTTGAATTTCTGTCACCTCGTCCACCATCTAGGATGGATTTATTGTCTCTGAAAAACAGAATCTGAAATATTTATTCTGCACTTTATGAAATAAAGTTTCAATgtgttaaatgtttcaaaatgtcactttataaatgtattttagcgTTTAAATGAGATGTTGAAATTAATTTGCAAATAGGCTACATTTAAAAAACTATATTCATAATTCTATTTTTCTAATGATATTTATCTTTAACAGACCcccttattttttaaatatatcatatcatttttttataatgttatactttTATATGATGTTCAGAAATCCATAGTTTATTTCTAGATTTAAATTAGTCGTTGCCTCTCATTTATacacttttaattatatttctaatGGACATTCCTCATCTTAAATGAATCCCTCCACACCACCTCTACATTGGGGGCAAGATGCATACGATGCTGCCCATGTAGGCAACTCAATACGTTTTGTTACAGAGCTGTAGTTTTCAGATGTTTAAGCTTCTTCTATTGGGATACCCCTCCTAATCTTTCATTACAGTATTAACAACATTCTGCTGTCAGCAAGTACACCTGGCACTGTACGGTGCGGGGGCTCTCATTATACAGCATGTGTGGCATCCCCTCCCGTGGGTAGAAAGGCTCAAAAACTAGCTGTACCTTTGCTGGCAGAGCCCCTCCTATCTGGTCTGGAACCTCAGACTGGGAAGTCCTTTTCTCCTGATGCACTAACACAGACTGAGAGACACGTTGTCTTCCGTCAATAATATTGCCAACAGCCAAATCACAGCTAACTACCTCAACACTGAAAGCCCCATGAGGGAATTTCCCAGAGACATAATGATGTATAAATAAACTACAGATGTATAAATACTGAATGCATTAGTGGATTCATCTGCTACACAGACCGGACAAACTGACTGATGACAATAACTGTACATAATACCAGAACCAGAGCTGCAAATGAACTGTGGTTGAGATATCGCTACTCTGTTGGCATTTATTTACCTTATTGCGAATCCGTTCTTTCCTGCTGCCCATGTCTTCTCGATCCTCTTTTCCGAATTTGTCTCCAGTCTCTTGGCAGAAAGAATAGCCATGATGTTGGTCTTTCTTGGCTCTGTCCTGACAGTAGCCTTTACCCCATTTGGTCTCCTCCTTGCGTCGCATAAACTTGTCAAACTCGTAGTGATGCCTCTGTCGTTTGCGCTCCTCGTCTCTGCCGCGATGCTCTTTGTCTCTTTGCCGACGACCGTGACCTTCCCTCTGCTCCTTGTCACTCTCGATTTGACTCCTACTATGGAGAGCCCACTTAATCAAATCAACCACTTCAATTtgacattataaataaatgtatatacagtgAGGTCCAGAAGTTACTAAATATGAAAAATCGGCAAAATCTTATGATAGTGTTATCCAATGTGATTTGCAAATTATTTAAAGAACATGTGGCTCAATGGAGGAAAGAACATCTTACTATCTACACAAAGATGTCTACACATAATCATTGACAAAAACGTAATTGATTATTGACCTAGAAACAGcagaattttttaattattcttcatcttaagacatttttcaaaatccttAATTTGGACTTGGTTCAATCTATCAATTTGGTTTATTGAATGGAGCTTGCAGTCGACTGTAAGAAAGGCGCGGGGTTTAAGAGAGAAGTCTGTTGTTTCACTGGAAGGTCAAGACTTTGATTAAgattaaaaaatttgattttttgctAAGaggtcaaaaacacaaaaaaaaattaaatgtatgcatcgaTGAAATCTTACACAATAAGAttcattcagaaaacaaaataaaaattttgtgcCAACTTTAAACTTTTTGTTTACTTCCAAATTCAAATAACAGTGGATGTTCAAACTCCACTGTATCTTTTATGGAAAGTTTTAGGTAGCTCTTACTTATCCTTGGAATCCTTTGACTTAGTGTGTCCTGCCGGCTTTTCCCATCTGTTCTCGCCAATGTCTGCTTTATCTTTCAGTCTGTCAGAGTCCATGTCATCTTCTTGATCACACTTCTTCAGAAGCTAAATGAGTCAATATGCAGACGTCATGTAATGACTAGTTTTCAGTACAGTACTGATAACCACAGCTGAAAAACAGTCTGTCACACTTGAGGTCCAAAAATGAAGAAGTACAAAGATTAAAGTAAACACCAGGTGTATTTGACAAACGCAAAGGTAGATACAGTATCCAAATACGAGTAGCCGAATGTGAAAACAGAAGTGAAGTGAAAACCAAGCAACTTAAATACAGGGCTATAATAAGAAAAAACAGTGCTGATTAAATTAATCACAATGAAACTAAGACCAAAATAACTGAAAGTCAGTGACACTGTCATCTTCAAGTTGTGATATGGTTTTAGGTCATACCTTTATCTTTATCTCCTTTTCAGAAAGCTTCTTCTGCTTTTCAGCCTCCTTCCTCTTTCGTCTCTCCTCTTCTCTGCGCTTCCGCTTCTCCTCTTCCCTCTGTCGCTTCTTTTCCAGTTCCCTCCTTCGCCTCTCCTCTCTTTTTTCCTCTCGTATTCTCTAGAATTGAAAAGGATCATGTATATTCAGTACAAAACCGCAGTTTATAACATACATTGAGATGGTTCTCTTACCTGTTTGTCCAATTTCTTGTTTTTGATGTATTCCAGCAACGGTGTGGTCCTTTTGGCTACAAATAACATCACATAAAGGGAAAACAGAGCTCAGTTAACAGATTTGAAAACTGGTAGAGACTTGGGCAGCACCTAACACCTGTTATGTTCTACTTCAAGTAATTATCCATTAATATCCTCTATTCCAATAAATCCATAGCAGCCCATTACAAGATATCCTACTGGTATAATAGAATAGCATTTTTCAACATCAAAAGTGTTCTCATCAAAATGAACTAAGACCAGCTTAGAAATAATACGTCCTAGACATGCATTTATCAATAAAAAGACTAACAGTGCTAAACGATTTCCTAAACAGTACCTATGAGTTCTCGGGTTTTAGCTTCAATCTCTCCCAATAGTGTTTCTGGAATGGCCATTGATTTCTCCTCATCACAAGAGTAATTTTCCAGAAATCGCCTGTATTCTGGgtctgaaaaaatattttaaatagagaAAAAGTGTTTGACAAATTGATTGGCTTTTTGCAGTATATACTTTACTCAGTAAAGTCACTTTATATTAATACCTGAAATGtataaatactattaataatgttttactaATAAAGAATTGTAAATACCTTCTTCAATAGTTCCtgctttagcatctttcttttttaactttttcttGGAAACTTTCTGAAATGGAGCAAATTCTACAACAGCTGGATACTCTTGGCCTAAATTGTAAAACATGTATGAAACAAATAGTATATTAATCATATATTTTATGAACTTGTtatacattaaacaaaataacattttgttaatttgtaAAATTTATTATAGTTATAAATAGGATGAACTAGATTGAGGGAGGATAAACTGTGAAAAGAGGACATTAAATTACCTTTATTATCAATGAATACATAGCCATCAAAACGATCTCTGAAAATAATGATATCCTCTGGGTTTTTGAAGTTGATGTATGCTCTTGAGAAGAGGTGTGGGTATAAGCTGGggagaataaatatataaagacatGCACATGTATGAAATGCTCACAGTGCTTCTGATCACAGTATATTCATACACACAAACCAAATAGACCTCTGATCAGCGGAGAAGAACTCAAAATAGTCAAAAGATGGAAGAGGGCTCAGATGCTCCTCGAGCTGGTCTTTTGATAAACTGGGTGGCAGTCGGCGTATGACAACCTATATAAAAAGAAGCATGTATAAAACTACATCAAAAGCAAGATCAGCACAGTTACAAAATTATAGATGCaaatattagaaataaaatgGCAATGCAAAAAGCGTACATATAAGATGTGATCACAAAATTggatgagagaaaaaaagaggccTGACTAGtatacagtacaaaataaaagctgaaatatTAATGATGCGGGGCTGTGAACATTTCTCATTCCTTCACTTATTACGGTCTAATTTTACTGAGTACACAGTTTCTGTGCATGAATCAAATAGAATGGTTTATTGtgcttttgtgtcatttttatttatttaaaattcccCATTAATTCCAAATGCATGGTAAAGAACAGTACATTATTTGAATTTTCCATGTGTTCCAAAATGTAAGTCAAacgtgagtgtgagtaaatgttacacatacacatattcaAAAAGATCTAATATTCAACCCCTGGACTGTTAAATCCATCCAAAGGGGTATTTGTATACGAGTCCATTTGTGTTTGACGTGATTGATGCCACTGGGTCCTTCGTTTTCGCTGTCTATGGTGCTGAATCCCGTTtcctccatcatcatcatcatcacattctCCCAGTCCCAACCTACCAAGCGACTGCGCCACTTACCTTGGTGAATGTCTCCTTTTTCTCCTCCTTGTGCTTTGGGTTCACCGCGACGTTGTCCTGCTCCCTCTGACAGTCCCTGAACTGGATCTCGACGCTGCCTCTCTCCCTGCTTGCTATCTTCTGCTCCTTTTCAGACCTCATATCTCCATTTCGCCCTGTTTGCTCTCCAAAATCCGCAAACTCTCGCGGGAATTCACCCAAATACCGCGAGGCTTTCACGTTAGTCTTTATTCTCTTGTCATGTCAAGAAGTATGTTTCGTTGcattttgtttaaacattttttacaagTTAAACAGAAAAATGTTATTTGGGCATTAATATTTGGATATACAAATTAATATAACTATAGTTTGCCGTTTATTCTGagtaaaacacatctcttccttTCAGCAAGGTGGAGGGCTATAAAAACAACGAACATTACTGTCATCGTTTAGTGCCGGGTGCCGCGCTGTCGTCCTCGGAGTCGCTGTCAGTGCTGCTCGGCTGAACGCAGGGTCGATCAGGACCGAACGGGCTCGGGCTGACGGTGCTGACTCTGCTACACTCGTCCGGGCTGCAGGGCTGACTCACGGAGCGCCCGTGATAGTCGTGACTGGGAACTTCAAGAAGCACGAGACCACAATCTATGTTTAAACGTACTTCTGTCCATGTATCTAGATTTTGTTTCCATTCCCGTATTTATCTGTGTCTACGAAAGCACAATTCATCCATTTATTATAAACCCATCTATACAGATATATAACCTTAAGTTAATTGTCAAAAATGTAGGCCTACCCTGTCTAACTACAAAAGTAGATCCAACTGTTTATTTATCTGCAAAAGTAGCCTATTCGTTCGTCTACAAAAGTATATCCATCCATCTGTGAAACTACTCCATATATCCACTCATTTAATAATCAAAACAAATGTGTCTGTCCATCTGACTACCAAAAGTATCTTTCCACAGCCAGACCTATATTTATCTGCAAAAACCTATCTGTATGAAAAAGCATGCATATGTCCATTCATTTACTTATCTGCAAATGTATCATCTACATACATAAACTTtatcattcaaaatatcacatCTACAAAAGTAGACAGCCATTTATTTATCTGCAAAGTATCTGTCCATCTTTCTGCTAAAGCACCATCCACCCATTTATTAATTTTGTCTGTCCATCTACTTACTGTTTCCACATATATCTGCAAAATTATCAATCCTGCCATTAATCTATATGCAAAAAGTATCTATACAACCATTTACTTGAACAATTCACATCTGCAAAAGCATCCATAAGAAAACCCATCATCTATCCGCAAAAGCATTTACCCATTCATTTACCTACCAAAATGTTTTGTATTaatctataattttatttttttaatacacaaaccCAACTCAATATTTAAGTCTTTAATCACTA
The genomic region above belongs to Carassius carassius chromosome 11, fCarCar2.1, whole genome shotgun sequence and contains:
- the LOC132153064 gene encoding regulator of nonsense transcripts 3A-like isoform X2, whose product is MRSEKEQKIASRERGSVEIQFRDCQREQDNVAVNPKHKEEKKETFTKVVIRRLPPSLSKDQLEEHLSPLPSFDYFEFFSADQSLYPHLFSRAYINFKNPEDIIIFRDRFDGYVFIDNKGQEYPAVVEFAPFQKVSKKKLKKKDAKAGTIEEDPEYRRFLENYSCDEEKSMAIPETLLGEIEAKTRELIAKRTTPLLEYIKNKKLDKQRIREEKREERRRRELEKKRQREEEKRKRREEERRKRKEAEKQKKLSEKEIKIKLLKKCDQEDDMDSDRLKDKADIGENRWEKPAGHTKSKDSKDKSQIESDKEQREGHGRRQRDKEHRGRDEERKRQRHHYEFDKFMRRKEETKWGKGYCQDRAKKDQHHGYSFCQETGDKFGKEDREDMGSRKERIRNKSVLVHQEKRTSQSEVPDQIGGALPAKDRPAMQLYQPGARNRKRIGSGNKMFDFPPISPEHGGEHCYKTVIGTGSEKSVDE
- the LOC132153064 gene encoding regulator of nonsense transcripts 3A-like isoform X1 — encoded protein: MRSEKEQKIASRERGSVEIQFRDCQREQDNVAVNPKHKEEKKETFTKVVIRRLPPSLSKDQLEEHLSPLPSFDYFEFFSADQSLYPHLFSRAYINFKNPEDIIIFRDRFDGYVFIDNKGQEYPAVVEFAPFQKVSKKKLKKKDAKAGTIEEDPEYRRFLENYSCDEEKSMAIPETLLGEIEAKTRELIAKRTTPLLEYIKNKKLDKQRIREEKREERRRRELEKKRQREEEKRKRREEERRKRKEAEKQKKLSEKEIKIKLLKKCDQEDDMDSDRLKDKADIGENRWEKPAGHTKSKDSKDNRSQIESDKEQREGHGRRQRDKEHRGRDEERKRQRHHYEFDKFMRRKEETKWGKGYCQDRAKKDQHHGYSFCQETGDKFGKEDREDMGSRKERIRNKSVLVHQEKRTSQSEVPDQIGGALPAKDRPAMQLYQPGARNRKRIGSGNKMFDFPPISPEHGGEHCYKTVIGTGSEKSVDE
- the LOC132153064 gene encoding regulator of nonsense transcripts 3A-like isoform X3 — protein: MRSEKEQKIASRERGSVEIQFRDCQREQDNVAVNPKHKEEKKETFTKVVIRRLPPSLSKDQLEEHLSPLPSFDYFEFFSADQSLYPHLFSRAYINFKNPEDIIIFRDRFDGYVFIDNKGQEYPAVVEFAPFQKVSKKKLKKKDAKAGTIEEDPEYRRFLENYSCDEEKSMAIPETLLGEIEAKTRELIAKRTTPLLEYIKNKKLDKQRIREEKREERRRRELEKKRQREEEKRKRREEERRKRKEAEKQKKLSEKEIKIKLLKKCDQEDDMDSDRLKDKADIGENRWEKPAGHTKSKDSKDNRSQIESDKEQREGHGRRQRDKEHRGRDEERKRQRHHYEFDKFMRRKEETKWGKGYCQDRAKKDQHHGYSFCQETGDKFGKEDREDMGSRKERIRNKDRPAMQLYQPGARNRKRIGSGNKMFDFPPISPEHGGEHCYKTVIGTGSEKSVDE